The segment ATTTTGGTGTTTCCCCTGTAATGGAAGATAGTGGGGTATCTTTGGCAAATCAGAAGTTGAATACAGAGCTATATCTTGTAAAATTAATGAATTCTTAAAATACAGAAATTGCTCCTAAATTCAGCATTAAAGCTATATTAGGGGGTTTCCAAGACAACTGCACAGAATGATAGAAATGTAAGTGAACCTACCTATGATAACATTTTACACTGTTACCAAAGTATTTCTATTGTATGGTATTGGTGGGGGATTTTTACATAACTGTTTGATGTGAGGACTCATGAATGTGTTAAGGCTGTAGTTTTGAAACAGGGCAAGGCTGGTAATGTCACATGATGGAAACATGTCCTCACACTTGCCCTTGTTAACTCATATTGTGACTGCATTCTGAGTCACTTTCTAAGGAAAGTCAGATATACTGAAAGTATCTCTTTGTGGCATCAGACCGTGGCTGCTAGATAGTGGTTGGATTAGAACACAAAAATACCAATTCAAAATTTCAGCTTGTTTATTGTAGGGAGATGGCGTGTATAACAAACTGTGATAATGATACGCTGGTCCATTAAACAGTTTTAATTGTCTCCTTATGTTTAAGGTACTGTGTGGTAATTAAACTGTGACTTGGACTATAATTAAAGATGCTTCAGACCAGGAAAGTTCGATGATGCTATCGGTAAAGTTATTATGTCCTataaatgtgcttgtgtgtgtgtgtgtgtgtgtgtgtgtgtgtgtgtgtgtgtgtgtgttgaaacttGAAGCTATAGTGAGAGATTTACTTAAGTATCACACAATTCCTGCTCCTGCACAGTACTGTTTACaaaagtctgtgtctgtgtgtgcaactatgtgtctgtgtgaaaagaaaaacacagagaagaaaACATGTGGTTTTGCTTGTATTTTGCTtcgttttcacaaaacaggtaCAAGGAGAGGAAAAAGCATTTGAATAGAACCTGAGGTATTTTGCATCAAGCAGCCTAAGGTATCTGTAAATGTCGCTATTTACAGCAATATCAAAATTACCAATATCATTATAATAATTACACAAGGACCGCCTGCTTGTTCTTCAACAATTAAAAGGCTGAGgagaaagaacagaaaggaACATAGAAGGTCCAGCAGCAAGAGTAGGgccaacacacaagcacaagccaACCGGAGGAAAGGAGCTGAGATTCTGCGTTATCTCAGTTATCCTGTTCACATTGTGCTGAACCATACCCCCCATTACCCATTACCCATTACCCAAGCATAGGAGAGAGCAGTGGAAACTGAAAgacagtaaaaaaagaaaattgtagagagagaaaaggaaggaaaaagtGATCCAAGAGGCCTTTATTGTATTGGTGTGCTCAATGAAACCAATCGATCCTGGGAGTTTCCCCTGAGACTGAGAATGTCCCTTAGCGGCGTTTGGCCTATTCCACTGCATGGGTGCCTGGGAAAGGCCTTGAACAGTCATTCCGCAAGTGCTGTGTGCTTAACTGGTGTTGTCTGAATGGTGGAAGTGTGAGAGCACAGTGGGTTTGAGTCTGGATCCACAGAGCGTTTGAGTCTTTCCCAGGCACCATGCTGAGGTCGGAGAGCCGCACCGCAACTGAGTTCAGAACAAAAGGTGGTTTTCTGCCACTTTTCATGTCATGTGTGACGTTCATTCTTCACTGTGTGCATACCAATAGCcggtatatatattgtatagtCAGGACAGCACAGAAGGGCTGCAATAATCAGGCAAGGGGTTCTCAATCATGGCATGCATGTGCAGGTTATGAGAGACTGGCACACAAGAGGAGGTTTGTCAGATTGATAGAGATCTTTTTAAAATCGTTTTGTATTGCTggagtttgtgttttgtttgtaagtgtttgCATTCTTATAAATACAATACAGTTAAACTGCAAGAAATAAACAACATAAGTTCacaaatattatattatttctCATTGCCAGAATGAAacagataaaataaattaaaacataATAATGGATAAAACATTTGTCCATTAAAATTGCAGTACGAGTCTTtacatatgcatgtatatgtgtacggatatatatattttaatatatatatatttatatatatatatataaagcttAGTGCTGTTGGTACACAGCTTGTCTTTCTGTAGGTAGCCAGCCACTTTGAGCATGCTCAGTGTACATTTGGAGGAGGAGTTACAGTAGTTTGGTTGAGAGTGCACCACTGGTGCAACTCctaccataaacacacaggatATTATCACAACTAATACTTTTGCGGTGCATATAGCTGTTAACACTGAAAAAATTGACAGAatgtcaaaagaaaacaaaactgtaAAGAATCTTTATGTTTTCACCTGTGGTGAACCACAGTCCTCTTCATGTTAATTAATTTGGGCATGCTGGGAATCTGAGTTCTCCCAAAAGAGCATCCTTCATTTCGAACGGTACAGTAGCacgcctggtgtgtgtgtgtgtgtgtgtgtgtgtgtgtgtgtgtgtgtgtgtgtgtgtgtgtgtgtgtgtgtgtgtgtgtgtgttcatagctTTCCTTTGGTGCTGGAGTATGGCACTTGTCTTTCAAAGTACTGCAGTCCAATAGGAGAAACTCAATGAATGTCATTCTTTTACCTCTGTCAATGCAAACTGTCCATCGAGCACGTCAGGGCAAAGCTCCCTTTGCCAAAAAGTCCAGCCTGCATTTCATTTGCCTGGTACTCTGTGACAACTGGAGTCTTTCCTCATAGCCCAGCCTAACACACAGACCCTCATATCTGAACTGTtggtcggtctgtctgtctgtctctgtgaggcAGGATTCTTCCAAGCCCATTAACTGAAGCCGACCTGAAAAAGGTCTGTGTAATAGTTACAACCACCTCATTTAACTCCTCCCGTCTGTCCATGTCAGTCCCAGGCCGTGGTGTCAGGACACCTCGATGATCTCCATGCTCCCGGAGAAACTCGACTGCTTGCCCAGCTTGCCCAGCTCCTCCCTGGAGTTCTCTGAGATGGCCTCCTCAAACTCCATCTGGCAGCTGAGGCGCTTGAACTGTTTGTCCACCACACTGCTGCCGCCAGAGGCCGAGGTGTCCTCGTGCCAGCTGCCCCGCGAGTCCCTGCCCTCCCTGGGCTTGTCCCGCAGCTGCACCCGTTCCTCGCAGGAGCCGGCGCGCCCGCTGCAGCCGAACGCCATGTAGGCCGAGCTGCTCCCGAAGCGCAGCGTGGAGGAAGCCGCGGAGGAGATGTCCGAGCCGGAACCAGGGCCGCATCCGGAGCCCAGGAACCATGGGCAATCGCCGGTGGGGGTGCTGGGTGTGGTGGCCTGCACTGTGTCCCTGTGCTGGGACCAAGTGGGGCTGACCAGCAGTGAGCTCTTCCTGCCGCTGACCTGTTCGGAGTGGGGGTTGTGGGGCGCGAGCAGGGGATGGGGGAGGttcaggctgagggagagggagtgtggaggggtgggtggggtggaggtctCGCTAAGGCTGCTagtaccactgctgctgctgctgctactgttgctgctgctgcgcctTCCTTTCCTCCGCTGCCGGACCCGGCCCTCCCCTGCCCCTCCGCTCGGCGATTCGGCCAAGCCTGGGCTGTCCAGCACGGGGGAGTACTGGCACACGCCGTTGCTGTTCTCGGGGCTGTCCAGCTTGCACAGTTTGGGCACATCCTCAGAGCTGATGGGCGTGAGCGCCAGCTTGGGCGGGGAGAGGCGCTGGCACTGGCCAGGGTTGTACACAGACTTGATGTCCAGGGAGAAGGAGCGCTTGAGGCGGTTGGTATCAGCAATGTGCTCAGCAGACAGATGCAGGCCATTCAGGCCCCGCTGCAGTCCGCCGGAGCTGACGAGTTTGGGTTCAGAGCCCCCAGCGACAGCATCTGAGCCGCGCTCTCGGCCACCTGGGAGGCAGCTCGGAGCGGTGCCAGCCTCCCTCTGCTCACCGAACATCTCCcgggcctcctgctcctcctcgtGGCGCTCCATCAGAGTCTTCATGGGGTGGCAGGTCAGCGCCTTCAACACCTTCAGGCCCTTCTCAAACTCCAGCAGCTGGCCCAGGAAGTTAAAGTTGGGGGAGATCGACGGCCTCCGGTCTTTTACAAATCtgccaaaacaaacatgtttttagATGCTTGTCTGACttttttaaacatgtttttagATCCTAGTCTGACTTTTTTATAAAGGTTTTGTttaaaacaaaccaacaaagtaatctgattctgattgtgaTGGCAAGAGTTATAATGTATTATGAACTGTTACTGGTTATTTGAATGTAGTTTATGTTATGTATAAGAGCATGTTTGTATGGGTACCTGTAGGCATCATCAGATGACAGCCCCATAGTCTTCATGATGTAAGCGATGGCGATGGTGGCCGAGCGCGAGATGCCCGCCAGACAGTGGACGATGACGCGGCAGTTAGACACCTTGGCTTTGTctgtggagggaggagagagaaaacacgtCAGGACACGCAAGACTCTGAGGGGCCAGCACAGCAGTCCGTAAAAAAccccacaaaaaaaaccttcacatCCTGTTTTACAAGGCCACCATCAGCAGACCTCCCACCCAGGTGCTTTACAGGATACTTATTCAGAgagatcaaaacacacacacacacacacacacacacacacacacacacacacacacacacagcaggccacacaaaatgaacacacactcacgctgagTCAGCAGGGTGTAATAGCATGCGGTTTCACAGTGGAGCCTGCTTACCGATGAAGTCATTGGTTTTGTCTAGCCAGGGCAGCAGCTTCTCACAGTAGTTGTCGTTGACGGGAATGCGCATGAAGTGGCTCTCGCTGATGAAGTCTGGCTTGGGACAGGTGTTACTGGCATTCAGCACATAGGTGATGCCATTCTGTGCCATCAGGTCCTGGAGGAACAACAAAGCCAGCCTTGAGTCCACGATGTCAGATTTCGCGAGAAATAAACTCATCCCACATTTCTAACGTAAAGTCAGGTTTTATTTCTTCTTTAGAATGAGGATGTTTGGTATGTTTCCTCCAACTGGTTGCCGGTGAGAAAACGTATCATTACTGGCATCTGCTGTCATCTTATCTTTTAGAGCAGTGTGAATGTCTATGCGTGAGTGACTAAGAGAGATGGTATGCTGTGATAAAATGCTTTGCAGGGGAAGTCAATAATCACTTTGACAAGGCTGACATTTGAAAACAGGCTTCAGCTTCAAAGCCTGCGCAGAATGCGGCCCATTGTTTATCTGCTATGATCTCATTGAATTCCTATGTCGCTAATGCTTTACCTGAGTATGCAAACAGCCCCAAGAAGGAAAAGTGTGTTCAAACATGTCATTACTGACTGGAAAGTGATCCAACATGTCACCAGCCTCCTGTAATTCTACTACATACCTGACATTTCAGATCATGAGAACATTCATGTTCTTTCCTGAGTATCTCAACTCCAACAGGTGTGAGTAAAGAAATATTTTTACCGAAAACAGTTTTGCTGTCTTGAATGCCACCTATTCTTTTCTGCTTAACTCTGACCATgtgaggagtgagtgaggagagaagacTGAGAGGAGCTGGCAGGGATGGGGGGCGCAGGGGGGTGCGGGCGGAGGAAGTTACCTTGTTGAGGACGTCCCTCTGGGAGCCCAGGTAGAGGTGGGGCAGGATGCGGGTGGGGCCCACGTTGgcgacaggcaggcagggctgaGACAGGCTCATGGGGAGGATGGTGGCCTGCTTGCTCTCGCACAGGCCGgggaaacaggaggagaaggccgCAAAGCCCCCtaatagaaagagggagaaaggagagaaagagagagacttagtCATCATAGAGAAAACAAACATCGACATGACCAGCGGTCCCTAGGGCCTATCCAAAAAAAGCCACCTTTGATTATTTTCACAAGTAAAATCGAGGTCAGCCTTGGGAGAGTTCCCCTAACAGTGGCACAAAACCTGCCTATTGAGGTTTGCATACAGTGGCTCGTATGCTCTGAGTCAGACCTGCGGTGTAATATGTGCATGCTGCGCAATTACAGGACACCCAGGTTTGGCTGAGGCTTTGGACACGTTCACGGCACAACACAGAGCAAATGCACATCGCTCAGCCCAGGCAGCGGCGGGGATTCACTGCATGTTAAAGTACACAAGGCCCCCAGCAGGCACCTCCGACCATCCCACTCCCActctgcagacagagagacatcctGTCTGCCTCAGCCGGCCGACGCAAACGACATTACCAGGCCTGACATGCTCATTACATGTGGCCTTTCACCTAGAAGACAGATCCAACCACGGACactgaaaggaggagaggagaggtgagaaatggagggaacaggagagtttagagagagagtttttgagAAGTGTAGTGTAGAAAAGTGTAGAGGAGAGAAgtatgaggagaggagagaagtatggagaagaggagagaagaggaaagaagaggaaatgAACCGCTGGCCCTTTAAGAGCGAGGCAAATCTGGTGTTGgcgtctgtctctcactcccttttcctGCATGatgtcatctcctctccttgaAAACggcatgagggagagggaatgaggcAGGCCACAGGTgtggacacaggcacacacacacacacacaaacacacacacacacacatatgaatacaagcacacacactgcaagtcCCTGTAAGGCCTAATCTAAGTTAGTAAGTAATCTAAGACCTTCTTCAGCAGTCAGTTGCTCTGGGGCTGAAAGCATGACGTTTTACACACTTAGCTGTAGATTACCTCAAATCTAAACATAGCCTCATATTTAGCAATGCCGTGCACACACTAAAAGTTACCAATTGCTTAACACCATAATTTGATGATCTCAGCCTGACTTGCCACGAGGTGCCTCTAGAAAGGCAAAGCATGAGCTGAACAGATCGATTAAAACATCCCCAAGTTTCTCCAATCGCTCTTTCAAATCTGGTACGCATTAGCTCTGCTTCCAAGTAAGGCAGGCGTCTGGAGCGATGACATCACCCCCGGATTAGTGCTCACCGTCGACCTACTCCACTCCACCGACAccagagagaacacagacagcaggccagggagaaagagggagagagagagagaaagaaagaaagagagagagaaatgagagacagagaaaatgaaagaaagagagatgagggttAAGAGGAGTTGAGGAGAGGCTTGCACTGCTGAAAGGCGTTGAGAACGAGTGGTGGGGAGGCGTGAGTGCCCTTAACAAAGGATGAAAGCACCAGGGGCTTTAAAATAGGATGAGTGCTGGAATATTTATTTGACTAAGATGGACTGCACAAGGGGGataaaaaaagggaaataaatgGAGTTCCTTATCCTTCCCCCTGAAAATCTTTACAatttccctcctttctttttcctaTTCAGGGTCTGGCCACCTGCTCGAGTATTTCCCCTCCTCAGCGTCCCCTCGCTCCCCTCTAGAACAAGACGCCTCACTGCCAAGGCCTTCCTTTGGCTGCGCCTCCACAGCTGCAGTGGAGAGTGTGGCTGAGGCTTTTGTGGCCTCATAATCAATGAgctcttgtgcacacacacaaatgcacacacgcacagctacacacacacacacacacacacacacacacacacacacacacacacgcagtcacacaaacaaactttctctttctccgtcacaaacacacaaatacacatacacatatacatacacacatgcacatgcacagacacacacgcacacacacacacacagacacacaaacacactctctttctctgacacaaacacatacagtacatacacatttacatacacacacatgcaccgacacacacacacacacacacacacacacacacacacacacacacacacacacacacaaatacacactggcTGTCTTGCCTCTGGCACTGCTGGCCATGTGGTGTCATTATCTTAGATAAGAGGCGAGATCAGTGAGTGCAGCAGCGAGCGTTAGCTCCCAGCCGTTTCCAGGTGCAGGTGTGCTTGTGCACACAGGGGCGGCTTGTAGCATGCTGTGTGAGTCAGAGCGGGCTAACCTGCTCTCCGACTTCACACGCCGAGAAACGTCATAACGGCAGGCAGGCTACACCGGCTACGCCGCCGACACCACCAGCGGCCTCCGTCACAAAATCTGCAtgtttactttttttctctcttttcctcagcgGCTGTGTGACAGCTGATTGAGAGTGTCGGTACTGTGATGGAGGCCAGAGGTAGGTTTCTCACGGCGCTCACCGCCTCTTCCACCTCCGCCAGGGGCCCAGGAGCAAGCCATTAGCCAGAGACTGACATGAGAACGGCGGGGAGTGAGCGGGTGGCGCATCAGGAAATCCAGGCTCTTGCCTCCCCAAGCCTGCTCCGACTGGCCCTTTAAGTCCTCACTGAAGGCTTGTCTGTTTCCAGCTATTAATGGCAACTGCCAAACAGGATGACATCATCTCTCGGAGCTGGGGTGGGCCAGTCAGTGGGCTGTATCTGGGCAGGCagttatttctctctttctttttcaccccctctctttctctctctcccgctctctctctcctcttttagGAGGGGGTAGGAGGTTGAGTGTGCAACCAACTGAGGTctaaccctctccctctctacagcTGCTTTACTAGCTCCCCTACatgctaagacacacacacacacacacaacacacacacagagttcagctGCCATATGTGCCCCCCTTTTTTGTTCATATCAACAGAGCCCCGCAACACACGCAGCCcctccagacagacagaatcacacacacacacccttcccaaGCCCATATCCCCTCACACCTGGTGTAACATCCCCGGAGACCAACTAGCCCTGGGTGACATCATGAGCCCCGGGGGCAGGGCTGGTTGCCCTGCTGACAGCAGCTCTAATCCAGTTCAGCTCGGGGGAAGAGGGGCTCCTGCCTGGACAGTGTCATTCCACAGTGCTGATCTCACTGGCTGCAGGCCGCGCCGCGGGGCAGCTTGGGAAAAACGatacccccacctccccactctctgctcctccagccGCCCCCCTTCACAGGCAGAGAGCCGGAGGCTCCATGGCCCACATGGAACACAGAAGCGTGGGGAGAGCAGGCCGCAGAATGGAGGCATGGGGAAGAAAGGGGGCAGAGCGTCTCCCCACGAGTCCACGTCGTCATGGAAATGTTGGCACATTCAATATGTGAAAAAGATTCGGTTTTGTTCGAGAGAAATGATCAATATGCAGAAGGCAATGCTTTAAAAATGCAGATGTTCTGTTGCATCTAGTCCATGCTGAAAAAGTCTTTGTGACTCAAgtccaaaaaaaagaagaaagggcGGGGATTGTACTAACTGAAATGAAGTCATCACACATAAATGCCAAGcttagtctttgtgtgtgtgtgtgtgtgtgtgtgtgtgtgtgtgtgtgtgtgtgtgtgtgtgtgtgtgtgtgtgtgtgcgtgtgtatgcaaaGGGCTAAATACAGACCATGAAGAGTACTTTGCTAAATCTGGACTTGTGACATTACAGTGTATTactcagtccctccaggattttgccaTCTTATGTTTTCACAAATTTACGCAAATTGAAGGTTTTCTCTTACAATATTTCTTCCAAAAAAATGGCAAGCCGTGGAATTTCTACATTATTTGCAAATAATTTTATTTAACCCAAATTAAAGCGAATTTAACTGCTTTTTTGGAAAATTTCCACAGCAAATTCAGTTACTTTTGGCCGCAACACACCAAACTTGCGCAAGATCCTCCATCAGCAAATGTGTATCTCCTCCACGTATCTGCAGAAATGAAGCTAGATTACTTATTTGTGGACCCCTCcatcccccatacacacacaactgtgtacacactcacacatgtgtcaCCCTCACGCTTCTCGCctagaacattttcacacattaTCACCTCACATAAGCGGAGAGTGACATCAGACACACTCCGCTTGCAGCCTCATTTAGAGAAGGGAATGGCTTGGAACAGGgtccgggtggggtggggttgggtggggtagaggaggaggactgcacacacacacacacacacacacacacacacacacacacacacacacacacacacacacacacaggggctgtGTGGGCTCGTGGCTGTGCAAACACTACTGAATAAatcaacccacccaccccctccacttATTGCACACATCAGTTCCCAGCGAAGCCAAGCCCCTCACCATCCAACAGTAACCATCCGCAGCAGGGGACCCCAGATGCCCTGCCctgtgtgaccatgtgtgtgtgtgtgtgtgtgtgtgtgtgtgtgtgcatgtgtgtgcaatggGTTACACTACAGTGAGCCTGCTGGGGTCGGactttgtcctctctctttactcttttGTTTCGTGCATGGAGGGGAGTCCACAGtgagccttgtgtgtgtatacgtgtgtgtgtgtgtgtgtgtgtgtgtgtgtgtgtgtgtgtgtgggtgtgtgtgtatggagtgaggcagagaggaatagagggCACTGTGCCGTGGACGCTGACTGGCTTTTTCCAGCGCTTATGTAAGAGCCATTTGACCGGGCTCCTCCCCTTTGTCCACGGCAGCCTGCCTGCCTTTGCCTCATTCACCGGTTTGGCAGGaccacagaaaagagagaagggggttggggggtggaaagccctccctccctctctccctctctctccacacaatgAATGGTGAAGTTCAGCAGCGGCTGTGCAGGCATCATCATCACACGCTCATTACAGCATGAGGTCATAGTTGAACCTGTCTAAGATCTGTCTCTGcagcatgcaagcacacacacacacacacacacacacacacacacagacacaagcttaATCTTGCTCTCTATCACTGccaacacaagtacacacacttacacaagcacacaaacacacacacacacacacacacacacacactaactatccagttccacacagtcacacacccttGTGGCTCCTATTTTTAGTATTTAGCAAGAGCTAAATCTGCCTGTGCCGCCTTTGTTGTCACATGCATTTTTAATATGTCAAACCCCCAGAAGTGGAAAGGCAGGCGACTGGAGGTTCGCTCAGGTGGACAGAGATGATGCTGCGTGCTGACAGGCTCGGCATTGCTACCCTCTCAGACAACATCCCTAAGCATAGATGACTTTCAGCAGTGCCTAACTGGTGGTGTGAAAGTAGGGAAGGGGGCAATTTTTGGGGGGCTGGAGAGGAATACAAGCCCCTCAGCAACTCCCCTGCTGCCCTAaatagccccccacccccctccatgcAACCCCTCCTCTTTTGGGTTGGGGGGAGAGACAggctctccatctgtctctcaatCAGCTATCTTT is part of the Clupea harengus chromosome 6, Ch_v2.0.2, whole genome shotgun sequence genome and harbors:
- the LOC105906555 gene encoding dual specificity protein phosphatase 8-like isoform X1; this translates as MSGVVKVRRGAVDTQRLAGMLQRRATQTLVIDSRTFSEYNASHVLNSINVCCSKLVKRRLQQDKVSVTELLLPNGKIKVNLCRKQEVVVYDQSTKDASLLSKDSFVYILLSKLEQTFNQVSLLTGGFAAFSSCFPGLCESKQATILPMSLSQPCLPVANVGPTRILPHLYLGSQRDVLNKDLMAQNGITYVLNASNTCPKPDFISESHFMRIPVNDNYCEKLLPWLDKTNDFIDKAKVSNCRVIVHCLAGISRSATIAIAYIMKTMGLSSDDAYRFVKDRRPSISPNFNFLGQLLEFEKGLKVLKALTCHPMKTLMERHEEEQEAREMFGEQREAGTAPSCLPGGRERGSDAVAGGSEPKLVSSGGLQRGLNGLHLSAEHIADTNRLKRSFSLDIKSVYNPGQCQRLSPPKLALTPISSEDVPKLCKLDSPENSNGVCQYSPVLDSPGLAESPSGGAGEGRVRQRRKGRRSSSNSSSSSSSGTSSLSETSTPPTPPHSLSLSLNLPHPLLAPHNPHSEQVSGRKSSLLVSPTWSQHRDTVQATTPSTPTGDCPWFLGSGCGPGSGSDISSAASSTLRFGSSSAYMAFGCSGRAGSCEERVQLRDKPREGRDSRGSWHEDTSASGGSSVVDKQFKRLSCQMEFEEAISENSREELGKLGKQSSFSGSMEIIEVS
- the LOC105906555 gene encoding dual specificity protein phosphatase 8-like isoform X2, with amino-acid sequence MPVDVVIAPPQHLWTEMHESEMKLKIRVRRMKQGRDLRGGFAAFSSCFPGLCESKQATILPMSLSQPCLPVANVGPTRILPHLYLGSQRDVLNKDLMAQNGITYVLNASNTCPKPDFISESHFMRIPVNDNYCEKLLPWLDKTNDFIDKAKVSNCRVIVHCLAGISRSATIAIAYIMKTMGLSSDDAYRFVKDRRPSISPNFNFLGQLLEFEKGLKVLKALTCHPMKTLMERHEEEQEAREMFGEQREAGTAPSCLPGGRERGSDAVAGGSEPKLVSSGGLQRGLNGLHLSAEHIADTNRLKRSFSLDIKSVYNPGQCQRLSPPKLALTPISSEDVPKLCKLDSPENSNGVCQYSPVLDSPGLAESPSGGAGEGRVRQRRKGRRSSSNSSSSSSSGTSSLSETSTPPTPPHSLSLSLNLPHPLLAPHNPHSEQVSGRKSSLLVSPTWSQHRDTVQATTPSTPTGDCPWFLGSGCGPGSGSDISSAASSTLRFGSSSAYMAFGCSGRAGSCEERVQLRDKPREGRDSRGSWHEDTSASGGSSVVDKQFKRLSCQMEFEEAISENSREELGKLGKQSSFSGSMEIIEVS